The following are from one region of the Georgenia sp. M64 genome:
- a CDS encoding transglutaminase-like domain-containing protein, with protein sequence MRTLLARRLPDVAGPALLVLLALVPLLPVFGSARLVAAAVGGVLAGTALAVVGAARRWGALTLLAATAVALVLLSPLAAPTTALGGLVPTPETIGSVGRGVVTSWKEVVTVAPPLGDGGARLTAPYLLGLVAALVAVSVALRTRRPALALVAPVLVLALAVLLGTADVTTAVPLGLALALGSLLWGTWRTGRAHAGRLPGVAALAALGLVAGAGVALLAPPEAPRLILRERVEPPPDIRDYASPLAGFRSHVKDHRDTALLTVSGLPAGTALRLAVLDAYDGTAWTVSGAAASGSGEFTRIGERIEPDVPAGLARVRVTVGEYAGVWVPVAGRAYDVDFTGARAETLERSFYFSRAGGTGLTTAGLRAGDTYEVLAAPVTAPRATELEGAPVADVELPPALFPESATTVAASMTAEATTPLAQIQAVEAGLQQGYFSHGLEGEAPSLPGHGAARVDELLAGEAMVGDEEQYAAAMGLMLRALGIPSRVVMGLEAAGDGDLTGEDVTAWVEVPFEGHGWVPFHPTPDEDRIWQDEAPQPQNRPQPQVLQPPPPAQEPPEAPPADRRDVEVEDEDEEEEQAFPLALLVAAVAGGLLLVLLLPLLVVVAVKALRARRRRLRGTPTQRVAGAWSEVIDAATDLGVDLPRTATRRQGARVVTAAVSGAGGALHQLAARADEATFGPVPPAEGDVEGHWGDVRATLTRLRAAVGRRRWWRSRVSTRSLRRPATRPAGRPRVRTTPDRAPAHPEETR encoded by the coding sequence ATGAGGACCCTCCTGGCCCGCCGCCTGCCCGACGTCGCCGGCCCGGCGCTGCTCGTGCTGCTCGCCCTCGTCCCCCTCCTGCCCGTCTTCGGCTCGGCACGCCTCGTCGCCGCCGCGGTCGGCGGGGTCCTGGCCGGCACCGCGCTGGCCGTCGTCGGTGCCGCGCGGCGCTGGGGCGCCCTGACACTCCTCGCCGCCACCGCCGTCGCGCTCGTCCTCCTCTCACCCCTCGCGGCGCCCACGACGGCGCTCGGCGGGCTCGTGCCCACCCCGGAGACGATCGGGTCGGTGGGGCGCGGCGTGGTCACCTCGTGGAAGGAGGTCGTCACGGTCGCCCCGCCGCTCGGCGACGGCGGCGCGAGGCTCACCGCGCCCTACCTCCTCGGGCTCGTCGCCGCCCTCGTGGCGGTCAGCGTGGCGCTGCGCACCCGGCGCCCCGCCCTGGCGCTCGTGGCGCCGGTGCTCGTGCTGGCCCTCGCGGTCCTCCTCGGAACGGCGGACGTCACCACCGCCGTGCCCCTCGGCCTGGCCCTGGCGCTCGGGTCCCTGCTGTGGGGCACCTGGCGCACCGGCCGGGCCCACGCCGGCCGGCTGCCCGGCGTCGCCGCCCTGGCCGCCCTCGGCCTCGTCGCCGGCGCCGGCGTCGCCCTCCTCGCCCCGCCGGAGGCGCCCCGGCTCATCCTGCGCGAGCGCGTCGAGCCGCCACCGGACATCCGCGACTACGCCAGCCCGCTCGCGGGCTTCCGCAGCCACGTCAAGGACCACCGCGACACCGCGCTGCTCACCGTGTCGGGCCTGCCCGCCGGCACCGCGCTGCGGCTGGCGGTCCTGGACGCCTACGACGGCACCGCGTGGACGGTCTCCGGCGCGGCGGCGTCCGGCTCGGGCGAGTTCACCCGCATCGGAGAAAGGATCGAGCCCGACGTGCCCGCGGGGCTCGCCCGCGTGCGCGTCACCGTGGGGGAGTACGCGGGGGTGTGGGTGCCCGTCGCCGGCCGGGCGTACGACGTCGACTTCACCGGCGCGCGGGCCGAGACGCTCGAGCGCTCCTTCTACTTCAGCCGTGCCGGCGGCACGGGCCTGACCACCGCCGGGCTGCGGGCGGGGGACACCTACGAGGTCCTCGCCGCGCCCGTCACGGCGCCGCGGGCCACCGAGCTCGAGGGCGCCCCGGTGGCCGACGTCGAGCTGCCCCCGGCGCTCTTCCCCGAGTCCGCCACCACCGTCGCGGCGAGCATGACCGCCGAGGCCACCACCCCGCTCGCGCAGATCCAGGCCGTCGAGGCCGGCCTGCAGCAGGGATACTTCTCCCACGGCCTCGAGGGCGAGGCGCCCTCCCTCCCCGGCCACGGCGCCGCCCGCGTCGACGAGCTGCTCGCCGGTGAGGCGATGGTCGGCGACGAGGAGCAGTACGCCGCCGCCATGGGGCTCATGCTGCGCGCCCTGGGCATCCCGTCCCGGGTCGTCATGGGCCTGGAGGCCGCCGGTGACGGCGACCTCACCGGCGAGGACGTCACCGCCTGGGTCGAGGTCCCCTTCGAGGGGCACGGGTGGGTGCCGTTCCACCCCACCCCGGACGAGGACCGCATCTGGCAGGACGAGGCTCCGCAGCCCCAGAACCGCCCCCAGCCGCAGGTGCTCCAGCCGCCCCCGCCCGCCCAGGAGCCCCCCGAGGCGCCACCGGCGGACCGGCGGGACGTGGAGGTCGAGGACGAGGACGAGGAGGAGGAGCAGGCGTTCCCGCTCGCCCTGCTCGTCGCGGCCGTCGCCGGTGGTCTCCTGCTCGTGCTGCTCCTGCCGCTGCTGGTGGTCGTCGCGGTCAAGGCCCTGCGGGCCCGCCGGCGTCGCCTGCGCGGCACGCCCACCCAGCGCGTGGCCGGAGCCTGGTCGGAGGTGATCGACGCGGCGACCGACCTGGGGGTGGACCTCCCGCGCACCGCGACCCGGCGTCAGGGCGCGCGCGTCGTCACCGCCGCGGTCAGCGGCGCCGGTGGCGCGCTGCACCAGCTGGCCGCGCGGGCCGACGAGGCCACCTTCGGACCCGTCCCGCCCGCGGAGGGTGACGTGGAGGGGCACTGGGGCGACGTGCGCGCCACCCTGACCCGGCTGCGCGCCGCGGTCGGCCGGCGACGGTGGTGGCGCTCGCGCGTCTCGACCCGGTCCCTGCGCCGGCCCGCGACCCGTCCCGCCGGGCGCCCGCGCGTGAGGACCACACCCGACCGCGCCCCGGCGCACCCCGAGGAGACCCGGTGA